A section of the Babesia microti strain RI chromosome I, complete genome genome encodes:
- a CDS encoding diazepam-binding inhibitor (GABA receptor modulator) (overlaps_old_locusTagID:BBM_I01150), with translation MEETFKTAVEHIRHATYISVSNQDKLLLYAYYKQAMVGNCNVDKPGLLDFTGRAKWDAWNSVSGKSKQEAMDAYVQLVNTIDPGWQTKC, from the coding sequence atGGAAGAGACTTTTAAAACAGCTGTTGAGCATATTCGGCACGCCACATACATCTCTGTTTCCAATCAGGACAAACTACTCTTATATGCCTACTATAAACAGGCTATGGTAGGAAACTGTAATGTGGATAAGCCAGGATTGCTAGATTTTACTGGACGAGCCAAATGGGATGCATGGAATTCAGTTTCTGGGAAGAGTAAACAAGAGGCCATGGATGCATATGTGCAGTTAGTCAACACTATAGACCCCGGTTGGCAGACCAAGTGCTAA
- a CDS encoding transcription factor with AP2 domain(s) (ApiAP2) (overlaps_old_locusTagID:BBM_I01155) gives MSNGIIESEVKDIEYVDDSSKTSRFLENKDCNNDLYSHSTPNDVDELLTCIKAWKKGCIGSDSENLDKLILSEKLLENDRILSCNKSDSTTVSDGCDEIIKSNFEEITPDSKSDNILKSSLEKKASDDTNTLLTVEDILFSSMNDPYEIELYNKKSEILPKSPPLYKYGPVAKTAPQIVTNVSNASTINQNFDMKMIEEAAASSEKVRGVCFCKSDKSWTAWWTEKGRNRKKAFKLSIYGFEEARRLAIAHRKAVENKIPELKCKSSAKIKAGKRQVNRCSRVTDRQIHNINDEIVGKRSYNDVSRRVILNDKKRTKFCHYYKSPYQVVESIRECSTAEDSQILSPLTSKTSIETLENEIIHNSDGMDARINGYVEPGKQDNLDNIFTDTPRGVSYSIVNQAWCTQWCNNNGAPCIKSFSVSKYGFERSRAMAIEHRRMLESTDQIGSRIPGVFFKDNAWCATWTDLNGKRNFRSFPVGPNMTYDNARRIAIACKKNATNDSDLVESSVYKVNLELQDLYKLATCTLDIDLDDNINVEQCLQENSVSTHANDAIQPHVNCINKALNNDVVLTKMQTMMYNTEKGVDCMYNKWDNQPSVVQSQLIKEVPLQRQIANHLSRILLSNQIELQNTVNVRFLVGNGSALQQMLSHKQAKNKLFGLVLTTIDNKM, from the coding sequence ATGTCGAATGGTATAATTGAATCGGAGGTAAAAGATATTGAGTATGTTGATGATTCATCAAAAACATCTCGGTTTCTAGAAAATAAAGATTGTAATAATGATCTATATTCGCATTCAACCCCCAATGATGTTGATGAATTGCTTACTTGCATAAAGGCGTGGAAGAAGGGTTGCATTGGATCCGATTCTGAGAATTTGGATAAACTAATTCTATCTGAAAAATTACTTGAAAATGACAGAATACTTTCCTGTAATAAGTCAGATTCTACAACTGTGTCTGATGGGTGCGATGAGATTATTAAATCTAATTTTGAGGAAATAACACCTGATAGTAAATCTGATAACATACTCAAATCATCTTTAGAAAAGAAAGCTTCTGATGATACCAATACATTATTGACCGTTGAAGACATTCTTTTCTCTTCCATGAATGACCCTTATGAAATCGAActgtataataaaaaatcagaAATACTGCCAAAATCACCACCCCTGTATAAATATGGCCCAGTTGCTAAAACAGCCCCGCAAATTGTGACAAATGTATCTAATGCTTCGACGatcaatcaaaattttgatatgaAAATGATTGAAGAGGCTGCTGCATCTAGTGAAAAGGTTAGGGGGGTTTGTTTTTGCAAGAGTGATAAAAGTTGGACGGCATGGTGGACAGAAAAGGGTAGGAATAGGAAAAAGGCATTTAAATTAAGTATTTATGGATTTGAAGAGGCTAGAAGGTTGGCCATCGCGCATAGAAAAGCAGTTGAAAATAAGATTCCAGAGCTAAAATGTAAAAGTAGTGCTAAAATTAAGGCCGGTAAACGTCAGGTTAATAGATGTTCGAGAGTTACTGACAGACAAATTCacaatattaatgatgaaattgttggAAAAAGGTCTTATAATGATGTGTCACGTAGAGTTATACTTAACGATAAGAAGAGAACGAAATTTTGCcattattataaatcaCCATATCAAGTAGTAGAGAGCATTAGAGAATGTTCAACTGCTGAAGACTCGCAAATACTTTCGCCATTGACATCAAAAACGAGTATAGAAACTTTAGAGAATGaaataatacataataGCGATGGTATGGATGCTAGAATTAATGGATATGTTGAACCGGGCAAACAAGATAATCTTGATAACATATTTACAGATACACCAAGGGGGGTTAGTTATAGTATTGTAAACCAAGCATGGTGCACACAGTGgtgtaataataatggaGCACCATGCATCAAAAGTTTTAGTGTCTCAAAGTATGGATTTGAGAGATCACGCGCAATGGCCATTGAGCATAGGCGTATGTTGGAATCTACGGATCAAATTGGAAGTAGAATTCCAGGCGTTTTCTTCAAAGATAATGCTTGGTGTGCCACTTGGACCGATTTGAATGGCAAAAGGAATTTCAGATCATTTCCTGTTGGACCTAATATGACTTATGATAATGCCAGAAGAATTGCTATAGCATGCAAAAAAAATGCAACCAATGATAGCGATTTAGTTGAGTCCAGTGTTTATAAGGTCAATTTAGAACTACAAGATCTATACAAACTTGCAACTTGCACTTTAGATATAGACcttgatgataatataaatgtagAGCAGTGTTTGCAAGAAAACTCGGTTAGCACACATGCTAATGATGCTATACAACCACatgtaaattgtattaataaGGCTTTAAATAATGATGTCGTTTTGACGAAAATGCAGACGATGATGTATAATACCGAAAAGGGCGTAGACTGCATGTACAATAAATGGGATAACCAACCATCTGTTGTACAGTCTCAGTTGATTAAAGAAGTCCCATTGCAGCGACAAATTGCTAACCATTTATCAAGAATATTGCTTTCCAACCAAATTGAGCTTCAAAATACTGTTAATGTCAGATTTTTGGTGGGTAATGGCAGTGCCTTACAGCAGATGCTTTCACACAAGCAAGCCAAGAATAAACTTTTTGGTCTGGTCCTTACAACTATAGATAATAAAATGTAA
- a CDS encoding thioredoxin-like protein, which yields MRFRLPRCSYRFYNNPFIDGFKVCNRPFSTQSHITKLRKYSLYMAGIGLISCGSIYYGYYPFTSPLCKLPKIDESIFNNSDNLFVLVAHSNSSNRHFTDLIDDLKSIFDCPQLKHVKLCYTIRNEAQCSESPIAIMYKGLRKKSIPLNRHKAINKDEIIEFFKPVSEENPVQDIEFMPENVTLNNFKHKVINASSSEPVLVQLFEDGCFLCFLMRPFVNSVHRILMAGNHKLSIKRLNIEKNDFPDNCPISRATPTFILYKGSKADKWDEFKPQNLVDKLNKILKLSHREMRELDALVANIPKRLQLIANVAQWQAEILSLDHLGLAMDADLINESDTQSLLLKDIMEQDMKLHDSLDENIAHLEEEIVLLEGECILIAQDVARELIDKFNY from the exons ATGAGATTCCGGTTACCTCGGTGTAGCTATAGATTTTATAACAATCCATTTATTGACGGATTTAAAGTGTGCAATAGACCATTTTCAACTCAGTCCCACATAACTAAACTACgcaaatattcattatatatgGCTGGTATTGGTCTAATTTCATGTggttcaatttattatggCTATTATCCGTTCACTAGTCCACTATGCAAACTGCCCAAAATAGACGAGtcaatattcaataattcTGACAACTTGTTCGTCCTAGTAGCCCACTCCAACAGTTCAAATCGTCATTTCACTGATTTAATAGATGACCTAAAGTCTATATTTGACTGTCCACAATTGAAACACGTAAAATTGTGTTATACAATCag aaatgaGGCCCAATGCTCAGAATCTCCTATTGCCATCATGTACAAGGGACTGAGGAAAAAAAGTATTCCATTGAATAGGCACAAAGCAATCAACAAGGATGAAATAATTGAGTTTTTCAAACCGGTATCGGAGGAAAATCCGGTTCAGGATATCGAATTTATGCCAGAAAATGTCACCCTAAATAACTTTAAACACAAA GTAATCAATGCTTCATCTTCTGAACCAGTACTGGTGCAATTGTTTGAAGATGGTTGCTTTTTATGTTTCTTAATGCGTCCCTTTGTAAATTCTGTGCATCGCATTTTAATGGCTGGAAACCACAAATTGTCCATCAAACGATTGAACATTGAAAAGAACGATTTCCCAGACAATTGCCCAATTTCTCGAGCCACGCCCACTTTTATCCTGTACAAGGGGAG CAAGGCAGATAAATGGGATGAGTTTAAACCGCAAAATTTGGTTGACaaactaaataaaattcTCAAGTTGTCCCATAGGGAAATGAGGGAGTTGGATGCTTTAGTGGCGAATATTCCAAAACGCCTTCAACTTATCGCAAATGTAGCTCAATGGCAAGCTGAAATATTATCACTGGACCATTTGGGCCTTGCTATGGATGCGGATTTAATCAATGAA AGTGACACGCAATCATTGCTGCTAAAAGATATAATGGAGCAG GACATGAAACTCCACGATTCTCTGGACGAAAATATTGCTCATCTGGAGGAGGAGATTGTTTTGTTGGAGGGAgaatgtatattaattgctCAGGATGTAGCTCGGGAGcttattgacaaatttaattattga
- a CDS encoding chromatin assembly factor 1 subunit B (overlaps_old_locusTagID:BBM_I01165), whose product MPSVNLPQILWHSKDNKHSDRVYSLDFKPQGHNFNSTDVKSTKLATAGADEFVHIWEIQLQPINTKVISRLTGHIGEVNCVRWNKSGSVLATGGEDKSLCLWSEVKPGESDDDPEFEEIWHRFKVFSLSQAINSICWCQSERYISAATEDGNISIIDTTSELNKIQILPSHSNIAQGISFAESQYIASLSSDQCLRVWNREGEGKRWKTLLMLKNNRDCDELNPTGDVQDKRAQKPVFLGEDLPSFFRRLDFSSNGTLLVTPAGIQNVINKEANETSLPCCYVFHRKILGLGIPIITFPSPSGPTVVARFRPLESSCIFAVGTLDGSVCFYDVNKIEGPLAVLKGLHFAPITDISWDSTGLVCAASSSDGYVSIITFRSDELVDSPMNFDAQVN is encoded by the exons ATGCCTAGCGTCAATTTGCCTCAGATACTGTGGCATAGCAAGGACAATAAGCACAGTGATCGCGTATATTCACTGGACTTCAAACCTCAAGGTCACAATTTTAACTCTACTGATGTGAAGTCTACAAAGCTTGCAACAGCTGGCGCCGATGAATTTGTCCAT ATATGGGAGATACAGCTCCAACCTATAAACACAAAGGTTATCAGTAGATTAACTGGCCACATCGGCGAGGTAAATTGCGTGAGATGGAACAAGAGCGGCTCAGTACTGGCAACAGGTGGAGAAG ACAAAAGTTTGTGCCTATGGAGTGAAGTTAAGCCCGGGGAAAGTGATGATGATCCGGAGTTTGAAGAAATTTGGCATCGATTTAAAGTATTTAGTCTCAGTCAAGCCATAAATTCTATTTGTTGGTGCCAATCGGAACGGTACATTTCAGCCGCCACCGAAGATGGcaatatatctattataGATACAACTTCAGAAC taaataaaatacaaatattaccAAGCCACTCAAACATCGCACAAGGAATTTCATTTGCCGAATCGCAATACATAGCATCTCTCTCCTCAGATCAATG TCTGAGAGTGTGGAATCGCGAAGGAGAGGGTAAAAGGTGGAAGACTTTGCTTATGCTAAAGAATAATCGAGACTGTGATGAACTAAACCCAACAGGC GATGTACAGGATAAAAGGGCGCAAAAACCAGTGTTTTTAGGCGAAGATCTGCCCTCATTCTTTAGGAGACTAGACTTTTCCAGCAATGGCACTCTATTAGTGACCCCAGCTGGCATTCAGAACGTTATAAATAAGGAAGCAAATGAAACTAGTTTGCCATGTTGCTATGTATTCCATCGCAAAATATTGGGACTGGGAATTCCCATAATTACTTTTCCATCTCCTTCTGGTCCAACAGTGGTGGCTCGATTCCGCCCATTGGAAAGCTCATGCATCTTTGCCGTAGGGACACTCGATGGTTCCGTATGTTTTTACGATGTGAATAAGATAGAAGGTCCATTGGCCGTGCTTAAGGGTTTGCATTTTGCTCCAATCACGGATATATCATGGGATTCCACTGGACTGGTTTGCGCCGCCAGCTCCAGCGATGGTTACGTATCAATAATCACTTTCAGAAGTGATGAATTAGTTGATTCGCCCATGAATTTTGATGCACaagttaattaa